Below is a window of Rhodoglobus vestalii DNA.
ATCGTTCCGCAGCGTCGCTCGGTGGGCATGACGGCATCCGCGTGGAAGACTTCTGCGGGCGCGGCTGCGCGCACACCGGTAGCAATGGCCAACAACCTCACTCAGATGATCAAGGAATACAAGAAGCGGGGTGTGTTCGTGCTCGGCCTTGATGGCGACGGCGATGTATCACTGCCGTCGTTGCCGCTGGCGAAAGAGCCGGTGCTGATCGTCGTTGGTAGTGAAGGTAAGGGGCTCTCGCGACTGGTCACCGAGAACTGCGATGCTATCGTCTCGATCCCGATTAGCGCCTCAACTGAGTCGCTCAACGCGGGAATCGCAGCGAGCGTCACGCTCTACGAAATCTCACGGTTACGCTCAGCGGCGCGCAAAAAGAAGTAGCGCAGAACCACGCACCTGCCCGCTGGTCACCTACCGGTTGGTCTCCTAGCCGTTGCTCACTTCGTCGAGCGCAGCAGTAATGTCGTTCATGAGGTCGTCGACGTGCTCAAGACCAACCGAAATACGCACAACGCCAGCACCCGGCTTTGCCTCTGAGGCAACGGGGCGGTGCGTGAGTGATGCTGGATGCTGCACGAGGGTGTCGATTCCGCCCAGAGACACCGCGTGCGTGATCAGTTTCACAGACTCAGTGAACTTTGCTGCAGCCTCGTAGCCGCCCGCCAGATCCAAAGCAATAAGCGAACCGGCGCCTGCGGACTGGGTGCCGATCAGACCAGCAGGGTCTTGACCGGGGAGTCCGGGATAAAGCACGCGGGCGAGAGCCGGATGCCCATCAAGGCGCCGCGCAAGCTCTCCCGCAGTTTCCTGCTGCCCCCGCACCCGCAATGGCAGGGTACGCAGTCCGCGGTGAAGCAGGTAGGCGGCGAAGGGGTGCAGCACGCCTCCGGTCAGGGCACGAATGTTGCGCAGAGTCTTTGCGTGCGCTTCACTGGTGGCGATAACACCGCCCATAACATCACCGTGACCGCCGAGGTACTTGGTGGCACTGTGCAGCACCATTGTGGCACCGAATTCGATGGGGCGCTGCAGCACTGGGGTGGCGAAGGTGTTGTCGACCAGAACCGGCACATCACCTGCCGCGGAAACAATTTTTCTGATGTCGACGAGTTCGAGTGTGGGGTTGGCGGGGGACTCAATGACGACAAGTCCTGTGTCGGATTGAATGGCATCCGCCACGGAGTCAGCATCGGCCCACGTCACGGTGGTGCCAAGTAAACCGTTGTCGAGCACGTGGTCCGTTCCGCCGTAGAGCGGGCGAACACCCACAACGTGCGGACGACCCGCGGATGCGATGGAGATGAGTACCGCCGCCATTGCGGCCATGCCGCTGGCGTAGGCCACGGCAGCTTCCGCACCTTCTAGTGCGGCGAGTCCGTCTTCGAAACGAGCCACTCCCGGCTGCCACAGACGCTGGTAGACCGCGGAGTGCCCTTCGATGATGGGGTTACCGGTGGCGAGATTCTCGTAGGAGTCCCCGCCGACTTCAATGCTGGGTAATGGGTTGGTGGTCGAGAGATCGATGGAGGGAACGTGCTGGCCAGATTCCAGTACGCCCTCCATTCCTGCGTGAACAGCAAGGGTTTCCAGTCGGATATTGTGAGGCAGCATGTCTTGATATCAGCAGAAACTTCGCCGCAAATCAACTCCTGGTGCAGCATCTTCACAAATTATTGGGATTTCCGCATAAACTGCGGTCAAGGAGGACTCCGTGACCGAGCACAAGACCCCAGCAATCGACTCAATTGATCGTGTGATCCTGGCAAGTTTGGCGGCCAATGCTCGCATTTCTGGCTCCGCTCTTGCGGCCCGTGCGGGGGTCGCCGAATCCACCGTGTCGCAGCGACTCCGTCGATTGCATGACGACGGCCACCTGCGCGGATTTCATGCCGATATCGATGTCGCCAAGCTCGGGATGAGCGTTCAGGCTCTGATCTCCATCAAGCTCGTCAAGCACGTGCGCGAAGAGGTGGATGCCTTCCGCAGTGCTGCACCCAATTGGCCCGGTGTGTTGGCGTTCTTCCACACCGGCGGCGGAGACGACTACCTACTCCACGTTGCGGCCCGAAGCGCGGCAGAGCTCCGCGACTTCATGCTCACCTATTTGGCCAGTCACCCGGCGGTCTCCCACACCGAAACTAACCTGGTGTTCGAGCACGTGAAGGGTCGAGGCCTCGAGCAGTTACTGTCGTAGAGCAAGTTGCTGTCGTAGAGAAACTAAACCTTCAGGCGCCAGTCTTCTTCGTCGTCATCACTGTTCTCATCACTGTTCTCATCACTATCGATTCCGGCGGTGGGAAGCGTAATCGGTGCGGTGAATGCGTCCGTTGGCGGGTTAATCATGGTGGCTTCGTCGCGGCGAAACTGCAGTACATTTTCGACGTAGCTGCCGACTGCTTCGGCGAGGGGGATGTCGCGACCGGAGTCCTGCGCTAATTGGCGACGGTGGTCAAGCAATTGGTGAAAGATCTCCGCAGGTTCAAGCTTTCCGCGCAGTTCTTTGGGAATCGCGCGGATCACGGGCTCAAAGACGCGAGCTGCCCATTCGTGGGCAAGCATCTCTTCGTCCATGTCCTGCTTGTCGAATGCCGCACGGTACGAGTCCATGTCGTTGAGCAGTCGCCGCGCCTGGTTCTCTTGGGCGTCAAGCCCGGTGAGGCGAAGTAGACGTCGGGAGTGGTGTCCGGCATCCACCACTTTGGGTTGGATGCGTACCCGCGTGCCCGAATCTTCGGTGGTGATGGCAAGTTCTTCAATATCGAACCCGAGAGCGTTGAGGCGTTCGACACGCTGGTTGATGCGCCACCGCTCAGAGTGATCGAAGCGTTCAGACCCGGTAAGTTCTTGCCATAATGTGCGGTACCTGGCCACAATTCCGTTGCTGATTTCGACGGGATCGATGTCTTCTTCGAGTCGACCACCGGCCTGCAGGTCGAGCAACTCGCCCGCAATGTTTACGCGGCCGATTTCGAGATCATTCTCGCGCTGACCATTGGAGAGACGGTCGTACAGTTGACCGGTTTCGGCATCCACCAGATAGGCGGCAAACGCACCGGCGTCGCGTCGGAAAAGGGTATTCGACAGCGAGACATCGCCCCAGAAGAACCCAACGATGTGCAGACGCACGAGCAGCACCGCGAGGGCGTCGACCAGTCGACGAGCTGTTTCTGGGCGCAGACTCTGCGAGTAAACAGCGCGGTACGGCAGCGAGAACCGCAGGTGCCGGGTCACGAGAACCGACTTGAGCTCTTCACCGTCTGCCGAGGAACGGTTAGTGACGATTGCGAGTGGGTCGACACACGGCACATCAAGTTTCTGCAGGGTGCGTAACATGTCGTACTCTCGCTTGGCGAGCTCGCTTGAGGTCTCCTTGATCGCCACCACATAGCCACTGAGGTTCGCAAAGCGCACCAGATGACGGGAGATGCCCTTGGGGAGAGTCGCAATCGCGTCGTCGGGCCACAGCTCGAGTGGCAGCGCCCAGGGAAGATCCAGCAGTGCCGGATCGACGGTGGCAGCGGTGATGTTGACAGAACCAGTCATTGGCGTTTCCTTAAGCTGAAACGAGCCCGTCGACGTATTCGAACACTGTTCGATGTCGACGGGCTCGATCGTAAAGCGGGAGTTAGCTCGTGGTGACACGCTTCTTGGTCAGGCGGAGACCTGACTCGGTGTCGAAGACGTGCACGTGGTTGGGCTCAGGCGTGAGGAATACCTTCTCGCCAGCGTTCGGGTGTGAACGGCCATCGACACGAGCAACAATGTCGACACGCTCGCCGTTGATATCGGCGTGACCATAGAGGTAGCCGTCAGCACCGAGTTCTTCAACAAGGTCAACGTCAACCGGGAGGCCGCTGCCCGAGGTCGAGACGATGACGTCTTCGGGGCGGATGCCGATGGTTACCGTCTTCGCGGTAGTCTCGCCGAGCGTCTCACGGTCGACGTTCACGACAGCATCGCCGAACTGCAACCCACCATCGACAATGTCGGCGCTGAACAGGTTCATGGCAGGGCTGCCGATGAAGCCAGCAACGAAGATGTTCTGAGGTGCCTCGTACAGGTCACGAGGGGTACCAACCTGCTGGAGGAGGCCATCCTTGAGAACTGCGATGCGGTCACCCATGGTGAGGGCTTCGGTCTGGTCGTGAGTCACGTAGACCGTAGTGACCCCGAGTCGACGCTGAAGGCTAGCAATCTGCGTACGCGTCTGAACACGAAGCTTGGCGTCCAAGTTCGAGAGCGGCTCGTCCATGAGGAACACCTGAGGCTGGCGAACAATCGCGCGACCCATGGCAACACGTTGACGCTGACCACCCGAAAGAGCTTTGGGTTTGCGGGCGAGGTAAGGCTCGAGGTCGAGCAGCTTTGCCGCCTCGAGCACGCGAGCTGCCCGCTCTTCCTTGTTGACACCGGCGATTTTGAGCGCGAAGCCCATGTTCTCGGCAACCGACATGTGGGGGTAGAGAGCGTAGTTCTGGAAGACCATCGCAATGTCGCGGTCTTTCGGAGGAACATCAGTGACGTCGCGGTCTCCGATGAGGATGCTGCCATCGTTGACCTCTTCGAGGCCGGCGAGCATGCGAAGGCTTGTTGACTTACCGCAACCTGAAGGGCCGACAAGTACGAGGAATTCGCCGTCTTCAACGTGAAGATTCAGCTTGTCTACAGCGGGGATCGTTGATCCCGGGTAGAGGCGGGTTGCATTGTCAAAAGTTACAGACGCCATTGTTGTATTTTCTCCTTCACCGGCAGGTACGTGCCGGACGATCCGTAGTGAATGGACTGCGATCGAAACCGCATTGCGTCATTATGGCACTCTTTTGGCAGTCACATGACCGACTGGCATCACCTTCAGAAGCATCTAGAGCAGGATTCGGTTGGGCAATTCCCAGAGAGTACTCCTAGAATTCGACGGGTGCGCCGTCATTTCTGGTGCCCGACACAGCGACATACACGGCAAAAGAGGTTCGATTGAGCAACGGCAACTCCGGCGGCAGCCAACTCAGCAAGAATGAGCGACGAGAAGCGGCGCGTGAAAAGGCGCGCGTTCAGCGCGATGTGCAGAAGAAGAAAGACCGCCGCACCAAGCTGTTCCTTCAGGGTGGTGTGGGCCTCGCACTCGTTGCGATCGTCGCCGTCATTGCACTCGTGCTGGTCAACTCGAACCAACCAGCAGGCCCCGGCCCTCAGAACTTCGCCAGTGACGGTGTTCAACTGAGCCAGGGCTTCATCGCGACACCCACCGACGCTATCGAAGCGGATGCTGACCCCATCCCGAGCGTTCCGGATGAGGAATCTGGCGTGCTCGACATCCAAATCTATGTCGACTATCTCTGCCCCATCTGTGGTGTATTCGAGCAGACGAATGCTGAATACATTGAGGGCCTTGTCGACAACGGTGCGGCAACGCTCGAAGTGCACCCCATCACGATTCTCGACCGCCTCTCGCAGGGGCAGCGTTACTCCTCGCGTGCGGTGAACGCCGTTGCCTGTGTCGCTGACTTGTCGCCGAACGACTTCTACAGCTTTCACTCCCTGCTGCTGTCAGAAGGCGTACAGCCTGAGGAGAACACCAGCGGTCTGAGTAACGACGATTTCATCACGCTGCTTGACACTGCCGGAGTTGAGAACGTGCCCGCCATCAGCGAGTGCATTCAGGAGGAGACCTTCAGGTCGTGGGTGAGCAACTCAACGGCACGCGCACTGTCGGGCCCGATCCCCAACTCTGAAATCGCTCAGGTTACCGGGACCCCCACGGTTCTGGTCAACGGGATCAAGTACGAGGGCGGGGTCAATGATCTTGCTGCTTTCCAGGCGTTTGTTATCCAGGCTGCGGGAGATGACTTCACCGAGAGCTCGACCCCAACGCCCACGCCGACCCCGACCCCTGCTTCGTAGGTTTCGTTGAACGTTTTCAGGCGCTAAATAAAACCATGCGAGCTACTTACATTTATGGTGCCGGCGATGTCCGCGTGATCACTGCACCGGACCCGACACTGGTCGAGGGCACAGACGCGATTGTGCGCATCACCCGTGCATGCGTGTGTGGCAGCGATCTGCACCCGTTCCATTCAATGAAGGCGGATGCGGATGGACGCCCGATCGGGCACGAGTTCATCGGAACCGTCGAAGAAATCGGCAACGACGTCACTAGTCTCACGGTCGGCGACTTTGTGATTGCTCCGTTCTCGTTCTCGGATGGCACGTGCGTTTTCTGCGTCGAAGGGTTGCAGACGTCGTGCATTCACGGCGGTTTCTGGGGTGGGGGTGGTGTCACTGGCGGCCAAGCAGAAGCGGTGCGAGTGCCCTACGCTGACGGCACGCTAGTGAAGGTTCCCGGTACTGTTGATGAGTCGCAGTATGCTGGGCTGCTGTCACTCTCTGACGTGTATGGAACCGGATGGCACGCCGCCCATCAGGCGCGAATCACTGCTGGCCAAACAGTCACCGTGATTGGCGATGGTGCCGTCGGACTGCTCGCGGTGCTGTCGGCCAAGCAGATGGGTGCTGAGCGCATCATCCTCATGGGTCGCCACACAGCGCGCACCGATTTGGGTCGCGCGTTTGGTGCGACGGATGTCGTGGCTGAGCGTGGCGAAGAGGGCATCGAGAAGGTGCGAGAACTTACCGGTGGCGCTGGAAGCCACGCCGTTCTCGAAGCGGTGGGCTTCATGCCCGCCTACGAGCAGGCACTCGGTGTTGTCCGTGCCGGTGGCGTGATTAGCCGTGTCGGTGTTCCTCAGTATGAAGATGCACCCGTTGGGCGCCGCAGCCTGTTCGGCAAGAACGTCACCCTCACCGGTGGGGTGGCCCCGGTTCGCGCCTACATCGAAAAGTTGCTGCCCGCGGTGCTCGACGGAACGGTGAACCCGGGTCTCGTCTTCGACCAGACCGTGAAACTCGAACAAACCCCTGAGGGCTACATCTCCATGGATGAGCGCACCGCCCTTAAGGTGATGGTCGACCCGACGTAGCAGCCCATCAACCAGCAACATCGAGAGCACCTAGGGTTCGCCCAAACCCCGACTGTCTTCGTTTGGATCCACGATCAATCGCAGACACAACATGGGAAAACTGTGCAGCGCTGTCAGCTATGCGGCTACCGTGCGAGCTCGTCTGAGATAGACCGCGAGGCCGCCCTGAGGGTGGCAACGAGTCGGGTCGCATCCAGCCGTGCCAGATGCACGACCACCCCGATGGCCGCGACACACGTGCCATTTCGGATGATTGGCACCGCGATGGAGCCGCTTCCCGCAGTCATTTCCTCACGGGTGATCGCGTAGCCTCGCTCTTTGACAAGCGCGAGTTCTGTGCGGAGCAGGTCGGGTGCAGTGACGGAATGCGGCGTCGGCCGAATCAGCTGTGCCGACAGGTAACGATCGATCACCGACTGTGATTGATAAGCGAGTAAGACTTTGCCAACGCCGGTGGTGTGTAACGGCAGGTGGCCGCCCACCCGGATAATCGTTGGCACACTTCGCTCGCCAACAAGACGGTCGACATAGAGCGCTTGACCCCGGTCGAAGACCGCCAAGGTGATGTTCTCACCGGTCTCTTCATACAATCTGGCGAGGGTCGGCAGTGCGCTCTCCCGCAGCCGCTCGCTCAAGGGGGCGTGCTGCGCTATCGTCCACAGTCTCGTGCCAACACGGTACTTGCGATCGGCACCGCGCATGAGAAACCCGCCGTCAACGAGCGTGTTGGCGATTCGGTGACAGGTCGAGATCGGAAGCTCTGACATCGCGGCCAGTTCGGTCAGCGACAGTGCCTGGCGAGTAGGACCGAAACATCCCAGCAGTTTCATCGCTCGTTCCAGAAGGGCGGTGGGGGCACCGGTTTGTGCACGTGCAGGGCTCATCTGACTCTCCGTTATTCAGAACATGGACGAGGTCACCAGCATGCGCTGTTGGTGGCCACGGTGGCTTCCATCCTATGGAAGTTTTGGCTTGATTGAACCGCCCGCGCACAGCATCGTTGATCCATACGATGAAGCCAGGCTTCAGGCGCATCCACTCCT
It encodes the following:
- a CDS encoding trans-sulfuration enzyme family protein is translated as MLPHNIRLETLAVHAGMEGVLESGQHVPSIDLSTTNPLPSIEVGGDSYENLATGNPIIEGHSAVYQRLWQPGVARFEDGLAALEGAEAAVAYASGMAAMAAVLISIASAGRPHVVGVRPLYGGTDHVLDNGLLGTTVTWADADSVADAIQSDTGLVVIESPANPTLELVDIRKIVSAAGDVPVLVDNTFATPVLQRPIEFGATMVLHSATKYLGGHGDVMGGVIATSEAHAKTLRNIRALTGGVLHPFAAYLLHRGLRTLPLRVRGQQETAGELARRLDGHPALARVLYPGLPGQDPAGLIGTQSAGAGSLIALDLAGGYEAAAKFTESVKLITHAVSLGGIDTLVQHPASLTHRPVASEAKPGAGVVRISVGLEHVDDLMNDITAALDEVSNG
- a CDS encoding Lrp/AsnC family transcriptional regulator, whose translation is MTEHKTPAIDSIDRVILASLAANARISGSALAARAGVAESTVSQRLRRLHDDGHLRGFHADIDVAKLGMSVQALISIKLVKHVREEVDAFRSAAPNWPGVLAFFHTGGGDDYLLHVAARSAAELRDFMLTYLASHPAVSHTETNLVFEHVKGRGLEQLLS
- a CDS encoding DUF4032 domain-containing protein; this translates as MTGSVNITAATVDPALLDLPWALPLELWPDDAIATLPKGISRHLVRFANLSGYVVAIKETSSELAKREYDMLRTLQKLDVPCVDPLAIVTNRSSADGEELKSVLVTRHLRFSLPYRAVYSQSLRPETARRLVDALAVLLVRLHIVGFFWGDVSLSNTLFRRDAGAFAAYLVDAETGQLYDRLSNGQRENDLEIGRVNIAGELLDLQAGGRLEEDIDPVEISNGIVARYRTLWQELTGSERFDHSERWRINQRVERLNALGFDIEELAITTEDSGTRVRIQPKVVDAGHHSRRLLRLTGLDAQENQARRLLNDMDSYRAAFDKQDMDEEMLAHEWAARVFEPVIRAIPKELRGKLEPAEIFHQLLDHRRQLAQDSGRDIPLAEAVGSYVENVLQFRRDEATMINPPTDAFTAPITLPTAGIDSDENSDENSDDDEEDWRLKV
- a CDS encoding ABC transporter ATP-binding protein, whose translation is MASVTFDNATRLYPGSTIPAVDKLNLHVEDGEFLVLVGPSGCGKSTSLRMLAGLEEVNDGSILIGDRDVTDVPPKDRDIAMVFQNYALYPHMSVAENMGFALKIAGVNKEERAARVLEAAKLLDLEPYLARKPKALSGGQRQRVAMGRAIVRQPQVFLMDEPLSNLDAKLRVQTRTQIASLQRRLGVTTVYVTHDQTEALTMGDRIAVLKDGLLQQVGTPRDLYEAPQNIFVAGFIGSPAMNLFSADIVDGGLQFGDAVVNVDRETLGETTAKTVTIGIRPEDVIVSTSGSGLPVDVDLVEELGADGYLYGHADINGERVDIVARVDGRSHPNAGEKVFLTPEPNHVHVFDTESGLRLTKKRVTTS
- a CDS encoding DsbA family protein; protein product: MSNGNSGGSQLSKNERREAAREKARVQRDVQKKKDRRTKLFLQGGVGLALVAIVAVIALVLVNSNQPAGPGPQNFASDGVQLSQGFIATPTDAIEADADPIPSVPDEESGVLDIQIYVDYLCPICGVFEQTNAEYIEGLVDNGAATLEVHPITILDRLSQGQRYSSRAVNAVACVADLSPNDFYSFHSLLLSEGVQPEENTSGLSNDDFITLLDTAGVENVPAISECIQEETFRSWVSNSTARALSGPIPNSEIAQVTGTPTVLVNGIKYEGGVNDLAAFQAFVIQAAGDDFTESSTPTPTPTPTPAS
- a CDS encoding zinc-binding dehydrogenase, translated to MRATYIYGAGDVRVITAPDPTLVEGTDAIVRITRACVCGSDLHPFHSMKADADGRPIGHEFIGTVEEIGNDVTSLTVGDFVIAPFSFSDGTCVFCVEGLQTSCIHGGFWGGGGVTGGQAEAVRVPYADGTLVKVPGTVDESQYAGLLSLSDVYGTGWHAAHQARITAGQTVTVIGDGAVGLLAVLSAKQMGAERIILMGRHTARTDLGRAFGATDVVAERGEEGIEKVRELTGGAGSHAVLEAVGFMPAYEQALGVVRAGGVISRVGVPQYEDAPVGRRSLFGKNVTLTGGVAPVRAYIEKLLPAVLDGTVNPGLVFDQTVKLEQTPEGYISMDERTALKVMVDPT
- a CDS encoding IclR family transcriptional regulator, producing the protein MSPARAQTGAPTALLERAMKLLGCFGPTRQALSLTELAAMSELPISTCHRIANTLVDGGFLMRGADRKYRVGTRLWTIAQHAPLSERLRESALPTLARLYEETGENITLAVFDRGQALYVDRLVGERSVPTIIRVGGHLPLHTTGVGKVLLAYQSQSVIDRYLSAQLIRPTPHSVTAPDLLRTELALVKERGYAITREEMTAGSGSIAVPIIRNGTCVAAIGVVVHLARLDATRLVATLRAASRSISDELAR